The following are encoded in a window of Diorhabda sublineata isolate icDioSubl1.1 chromosome 5, icDioSubl1.1, whole genome shotgun sequence genomic DNA:
- the LOC130444577 gene encoding V-type proton ATPase 116 kDa subunit a 1 isoform X2, whose protein sequence is MGGMFRSEEMALAQVFIQPEAAYYAISELGETGCVQFRDLNEEVNAFQRKFVQEVRRCDEMERKLRYIETEVRKDNVKIPDVGELPKAPNPREIIDLEAHLEKTEGDIKELSESAVNLKSNYLELTELKHVLEKTLAFFNEQDEANGLSDSVHKSLIPTEEHNVSIRGRLGFVAGVINRERVPAFERMLWRISRGNVFIRQAEIEKPMEDPITGIEHHKTVFAAFFQGEQLKTRIKKVCAGFHASLYPCPSTLAERNDMLQGVRTRLEDLNLVLNQTRDHRQRVLVSVAKELQNWSVMVCKMKAIYHTLNFFNMDVTKKCLIGECWVPSNDINTVQKALADGSKACGSSIPSFLNIINTTESPPTFNRTNKFTRGFQNLIDSYGVASYREVNPGLYTIITFPFLFAVMFGDVGHAIIMFIFGLWMVISEKKFLAQKNKSEIFAIFFGGRYIILLMGLFSFYTGFIYNDIFSKSMNIFGTRWFVNHTSEEILAEDEIDLIPSTNYKGTPYVFGLDPVWQSATNKIIFLNSLKMKMSIILGITHMLFGVICSTFNYIHFKKYYSLVLEFIPQILLLIFLFLYMVIMMFMKWAWYSGEYDNSTDSELLKHSSSCAPSVLIYFINMMLMSASTAPNDNCDIYMYPGQDLVQKILVFGALICIPVMLLGKPLYIMRQRKNQMKNGSVKLNKTNGDVNLGMELEEVDNNHQNVAETSSQHHEKDEDEEPISEVFIHSAIHTIEYTLSTISHTASYLRLWALSLAHAQLSEVLWSMLFSKIALQRSGYVGVAFIFILFAAWSFFTVAILVLMEGLSAFLHTLRLHWVEFMSKFYAGVGYIFQPFSFKRILEEEDAEA, encoded by the exons ATGGGAGGGATGTTTAGAAGCGAGGAGATGGCACTCGCCCAAGTCTTCATCCAACCCGAAGCTGCTTATTACGCAATTTCAGAATTGGGAGAAACAGGATGTGTGCAATTCAGAGAT TTAAATGAAGAAGTGAACGCTTTCCAAAGAAAATTCGTGCAAGAAGTACGACGATGCGACGAAATGGAAAGAAAATTAAGATACATAGAGACAGAAGTAAGAAAAGATAACGTTAAGATACCTGACGTCGGAGAGTTACCGAAAGCTCCGAATCCCCGTGAAATAATAGATTTAGAG GCTCACCTCGAAAAAACTGAAGGGGATATAAAAGAATTATCAGAGAGTGCCGTAAATCTCAAATCAAATTATCTGGAACTAACAGAACTGAAACATGTTCTTGAAAAGACACTAGCATTTTTTAACGAACAAGATGAAGCCAACGGACTATCCGATTCCGTTCACAAGTCACTTATACCTACCGAAGAGCACAACGTCTCTATTAGAGGCCGGTTAGGATTCGTTGCTGGAGTAATCAACAGAGAAAGAGTACCCGCATTCGAAAGAATGCTGTGGCGTATATCAAGAGGTAACGTTTTCATTCGGCAAGCTGAAATAGAAAAACCCATGGAAGACCCAATTAca GGAATCGAACATCACAAGACCGTTTTTGCAGCTTTTTTCCAAGGAGAACAACTCAAAACCAGAATTAAGAAAGTTTGTGCTGGTTTTCACGCTTCTTTGTATCCGTGCCCAAGTACTTTAGCTGAAAGAAATGACATGTTACAAGGAGTGCGAACACGTCTTGAGGATCTTAATTTG GTGTTGAACCAAACTAGAGATCATCGCCAAAGAGTTCTCGTTAGTGTTGCTAAAGAATTACAAAATTGGAGTGTTATGGTATGCAAAATGAAAGCTATCTATCACACgctgaattttttcaacatggATGTTACTAAAAAATGTTTGATCGGTGAATGTTGGGTACCGAGTAACGACATCAACACGGTTCAAAAAGCTTTAGCTGACGGATCC aAAGCTTGCGGAAGTTCAATTCCATCTTTCTTAAACATTATAAACACCACCGAATCTCCTCCAACTTTCAATAGAACCAACAAGTTCACCAGAGGATTCCAGAATTTGATTGATTCCTATGGTGTTGCATCATACAGGGAGGTAAATCCAG GTCTTTATACCATCATCacgtttccatttttatttgcCGTGATGTTCGGTGACGTCGGCCACGCAATTATTATGTTCATTTTTGGTTTATGGATGGttatatcagaaaaaaaattcctcgctcaaaaaaataaaagtgaaatatttgctATATTCTTTGGAGGCAGATACATTATCCTTCTTATGGGTTTATTCTCCTTTTACACTGGATTTATATACAAcgatatattttccaaatctatgaACATATTTGGTACACGATGGTTTGTCAACCATACTTCAGAAGAAATACTAGCTGAAGATGAGATAGATTTAATACCCAGTACTAATTATAAAGGCACACCCTATGTATTTGGACTTGATCCAGTCTGGCAG TCAGccacaaacaaaattatatttttaaattctctgAAGATGAAAATGTCCATAATTCTAGGAATAACACATATGTTGTTCGGTGTCATTTGCAGTACATTTAACTACAT aCACTTCAAGAAATATTACAGTTTAGTACTTGAATTTATACCACAAATATTGTTGTTAATTTTCCTATTCTTGTACATGGTAATAATGATGTTTATGAAATGGGCATGGTATTCTGGAGAATATGACAACTCTA ccGATAGCGAACTTCTAAAACATAGCTCCTCGTGTGCCCCTTCTGTACTTATCTACTTCATTAATATGATGTTAATGTCTGCAAGTACAGCGCCAAATGATAATTGCGATATTTACATGTATCCAGGACAAGAccttgttcaaaaaattttagtGTTTGGTGCTCTAATATGTATACCTGTGATGTTACTAGGAAAACCTTTGTATATTATGCGTCAAaggaaaaatcaaatgaaaaacgGAAGCGTCAAGCTA aaTAAAACCAACGGTGATGTAAACCTTGGAATGGAACTGGAAGAAGTCGATAACAATCACCAAAATGTTGCCGAAACGTCTTCCCAGCATCACGAGAAAGATGAAGATGAGGAACCTATTAGTGAAGTTTTCATTCATTCTGCAATTCACACTATTGAATATACGCTTAGTACGATATCTCATACAGCTTCGTACCTGCGTTTATGGGCCTTATCTCTTGCTCACGCCC aattgtCAGAAGTACTGTGGAGTATGTTATTCTCTAAAATAGCCTTACAGAGATCTGGTTATGTAGGAGTAGCgttcattttcatattattcgCAGCCTGGTCATTTTTCACAGTCGCCATTCTAGTACTCATGGAAGGATTGTCGGCGTTTTTGCACACTTTGCGTTTACATTGGGTGGAATTTATGAGCAAATTTTACGCTGGTGTCGGATACATATTCCAACCGTTCAGTTTTAAGAGAATTTTGGAAGAAGAAGATGCAGAAGCTTAA
- the LOC130444577 gene encoding V-type proton ATPase 116 kDa subunit a 1 isoform X1: MGGMFRSEEMALAQVFIQPEAAYYAISELGETGCVQFRDLNEEVNAFQRKFVQEVRRCDEMERKLRYIETEVRKDNVKIPDVGELPKAPNPREIIDLEAHLEKTEGDIKELSESAVNLKSNYLELTELKHVLEKTLAFFNEQDEANGLSDSVHKSLIPTEEHNVSIRGRLGFVAGVINRERVPAFERMLWRISRGNVFIRQAEIEKPMEDPITGIEHHKTVFAAFFQGEQLKTRIKKVCAGFHASLYPCPSTLAERNDMLQGVRTRLEDLNLVLNQTRDHRQRVLVSVAKELQNWSVMVCKMKAIYHTLNFFNMDVTKKCLIGECWVPSNDINTVQKALADGSKACGSSIPSFLNIINTTESPPTFNRTNKFTRGFQNLIDSYGVASYREVNPGLYTIITFPFLFAVMFGDVGHAIIMFIFGLWMVISEKKFLAQKNKSEIFAIFFGGRYIILLMGLFSFYTGFIYNDIFSKSMNIFGTRWFVNHTSEEILAEDEIDLIPSTNYKGTPYVFGLDPVWQSATNKIIFLNSLKMKMSIILGITHMLFGVICSTFNYIHFKKYYSLVLEFIPQILLLIFLFLYMVIMMFMKWAWYSGEYDNSTDSELLKHSSSCAPSVLIYFINMMLMSASTAPNDNCDIYMYPGQDLVQKILVFGALICIPVMLLGKPLYIMRQRKNQMKNGSVKLVSNKTNGDVNLGMELEEVDNNHQNVAETSSQHHEKDEDEEPISEVFIHSAIHTIEYTLSTISHTASYLRLWALSLAHAQLSEVLWSMLFSKIALQRSGYVGVAFIFILFAAWSFFTVAILVLMEGLSAFLHTLRLHWVEFMSKFYAGVGYIFQPFSFKRILEEEDAEA, translated from the exons ATGGGAGGGATGTTTAGAAGCGAGGAGATGGCACTCGCCCAAGTCTTCATCCAACCCGAAGCTGCTTATTACGCAATTTCAGAATTGGGAGAAACAGGATGTGTGCAATTCAGAGAT TTAAATGAAGAAGTGAACGCTTTCCAAAGAAAATTCGTGCAAGAAGTACGACGATGCGACGAAATGGAAAGAAAATTAAGATACATAGAGACAGAAGTAAGAAAAGATAACGTTAAGATACCTGACGTCGGAGAGTTACCGAAAGCTCCGAATCCCCGTGAAATAATAGATTTAGAG GCTCACCTCGAAAAAACTGAAGGGGATATAAAAGAATTATCAGAGAGTGCCGTAAATCTCAAATCAAATTATCTGGAACTAACAGAACTGAAACATGTTCTTGAAAAGACACTAGCATTTTTTAACGAACAAGATGAAGCCAACGGACTATCCGATTCCGTTCACAAGTCACTTATACCTACCGAAGAGCACAACGTCTCTATTAGAGGCCGGTTAGGATTCGTTGCTGGAGTAATCAACAGAGAAAGAGTACCCGCATTCGAAAGAATGCTGTGGCGTATATCAAGAGGTAACGTTTTCATTCGGCAAGCTGAAATAGAAAAACCCATGGAAGACCCAATTAca GGAATCGAACATCACAAGACCGTTTTTGCAGCTTTTTTCCAAGGAGAACAACTCAAAACCAGAATTAAGAAAGTTTGTGCTGGTTTTCACGCTTCTTTGTATCCGTGCCCAAGTACTTTAGCTGAAAGAAATGACATGTTACAAGGAGTGCGAACACGTCTTGAGGATCTTAATTTG GTGTTGAACCAAACTAGAGATCATCGCCAAAGAGTTCTCGTTAGTGTTGCTAAAGAATTACAAAATTGGAGTGTTATGGTATGCAAAATGAAAGCTATCTATCACACgctgaattttttcaacatggATGTTACTAAAAAATGTTTGATCGGTGAATGTTGGGTACCGAGTAACGACATCAACACGGTTCAAAAAGCTTTAGCTGACGGATCC aAAGCTTGCGGAAGTTCAATTCCATCTTTCTTAAACATTATAAACACCACCGAATCTCCTCCAACTTTCAATAGAACCAACAAGTTCACCAGAGGATTCCAGAATTTGATTGATTCCTATGGTGTTGCATCATACAGGGAGGTAAATCCAG GTCTTTATACCATCATCacgtttccatttttatttgcCGTGATGTTCGGTGACGTCGGCCACGCAATTATTATGTTCATTTTTGGTTTATGGATGGttatatcagaaaaaaaattcctcgctcaaaaaaataaaagtgaaatatttgctATATTCTTTGGAGGCAGATACATTATCCTTCTTATGGGTTTATTCTCCTTTTACACTGGATTTATATACAAcgatatattttccaaatctatgaACATATTTGGTACACGATGGTTTGTCAACCATACTTCAGAAGAAATACTAGCTGAAGATGAGATAGATTTAATACCCAGTACTAATTATAAAGGCACACCCTATGTATTTGGACTTGATCCAGTCTGGCAG TCAGccacaaacaaaattatatttttaaattctctgAAGATGAAAATGTCCATAATTCTAGGAATAACACATATGTTGTTCGGTGTCATTTGCAGTACATTTAACTACAT aCACTTCAAGAAATATTACAGTTTAGTACTTGAATTTATACCACAAATATTGTTGTTAATTTTCCTATTCTTGTACATGGTAATAATGATGTTTATGAAATGGGCATGGTATTCTGGAGAATATGACAACTCTA ccGATAGCGAACTTCTAAAACATAGCTCCTCGTGTGCCCCTTCTGTACTTATCTACTTCATTAATATGATGTTAATGTCTGCAAGTACAGCGCCAAATGATAATTGCGATATTTACATGTATCCAGGACAAGAccttgttcaaaaaattttagtGTTTGGTGCTCTAATATGTATACCTGTGATGTTACTAGGAAAACCTTTGTATATTATGCGTCAAaggaaaaatcaaatgaaaaacgGAAGCGTCAAGCTAGTAAGT aaTAAAACCAACGGTGATGTAAACCTTGGAATGGAACTGGAAGAAGTCGATAACAATCACCAAAATGTTGCCGAAACGTCTTCCCAGCATCACGAGAAAGATGAAGATGAGGAACCTATTAGTGAAGTTTTCATTCATTCTGCAATTCACACTATTGAATATACGCTTAGTACGATATCTCATACAGCTTCGTACCTGCGTTTATGGGCCTTATCTCTTGCTCACGCCC aattgtCAGAAGTACTGTGGAGTATGTTATTCTCTAAAATAGCCTTACAGAGATCTGGTTATGTAGGAGTAGCgttcattttcatattattcgCAGCCTGGTCATTTTTCACAGTCGCCATTCTAGTACTCATGGAAGGATTGTCGGCGTTTTTGCACACTTTGCGTTTACATTGGGTGGAATTTATGAGCAAATTTTACGCTGGTGTCGGATACATATTCCAACCGTTCAGTTTTAAGAGAATTTTGGAAGAAGAAGATGCAGAAGCTTAA